From the Paramormyrops kingsleyae isolate MSU_618 chromosome 7, PKINGS_0.4, whole genome shotgun sequence genome, one window contains:
- the slc31a1 gene encoding high affinity copper uptake protein 1 produces the protein MFVDRVHPIMSMSHDHSHHVHQGSMATMPPAVTGSHGGGHGEGGGGNHEMMMMMQMTFYFDYRNVELLFSGLVINSPGGMVGACIVIFLMAVFYEGLKIGREYLLRRNQVSVRYNSMPVPGPDGTVLMETHKTVGQRMLSLAHLLQTALHIIQVVVSYFLMLVFMTFNGYLCIAVAAGAGVGYFLFSWKKAVVVDITEHCH, from the exons GGTCCATCCCATCATgagcatgtcacatgaccacagccACCATGTCCACCAAGGCTCGATGGCTACCATGCCTCCTGCAGTCACAGGCTCCCATGGCGGTGGTCATGGCGAAGGTGGTGGCGGCAATCacgagatgatgatgatgatg CAAATGACCTTTTACTTTGACTACAGAAATGTGGAGCTCCTATTTTCTGGCCTTGTGATCAACAGCCCTGGAG GGATGGTAGGTGCCTGCATCGTCATTTTCCTGATGGCCGTGTTCTACGAGGGGCTGAAGATTGGCCGGGAATACCTGCTCCGCCGGAACCAAGTCAGCGTGCGCTACAACTCCATGCCCGTGCCCGGCCCAGACGGTACCGTGCTCATGGAGACGCACAAGACTGTGGG CCAGCGGATGCTGAGTCTAGCCCACCTGCTGCAGACGGCTTTGCACATCATCCAAGTGGTGGTCAGCTACTTCCTCATGCTGGTCTTCATGACTTTCAATGGTTATCTGTGCATCGCAGTGGCTGCCGGGGCCGGCGTCGGCTACTTCCTGTTCAGCTGGAAGAAGGCGGTGGTGGTGGACATCACAGAGCATTGTCACTGA